From the genome of Tachysurus vachellii isolate PV-2020 chromosome 2, HZAU_Pvac_v1, whole genome shotgun sequence, one region includes:
- the sstr2a gene encoding somatostatin receptor type 2: MVKMESWTLLPAPPNLSFLEPLLYDSFFPVNESKFNPEDFFNNTTHHAFDRTSSVVITFVYFVVCAVGLCGNALVMYVILRYAKMKTVTNIYILNLAVADVLCMISLPFIAIQLALLHWPFGAAICRIVLTMDSLNQFTSIFFLTVMSIDRYLAVVHPIKSTKWRKPRVAKSISLAMWGVSLLVNLPIMIFSGLNTNKNEARTCTMLWPEPQNTYYTIFIFYTFFLGFFLPLIVICLCYLLIVIKVKSSGMRVCSSKRKRSERKVTRMVSIVVVVFVLCWLPFYMFNVASVTGTLIPTPVLKSTFDFVVVLGYANSCANPILYAFLSDNFKKSFQNVLCLKRVGGLDEIERSDSRQDRTRMVNDIITETQNAALLNGDLQTSI; encoded by the coding sequence ATGGTAAAAATGGAGTCATGGACATTACTCCCTGCTCCTCCTAACCTTTCCTTTCTTGAGCCCCTTCTTTATGACAGCTTCTTCCCAGTAAATGAGTCTAAGTTTAACCCAGAGGATTTTTTTAACAACACCACTCACCATGCCTTTGACCGGACAAGCTCTGTGGTTATCACCTTTGTGTACTTTGTGGTGTGTGCTGTTGGACTCTGTGGAAATGCATTGGTCATGTATGTGATCCTTCGGTATGCTAAGATGAAGACTGTCACCAACATTTATATTCTTAACCTGGCTGTTGCAGATGTTCTGTGTATGATTAGCTTGCCCTTTATTGCAATTCAGCTAGCATTGCTTCACTGGCCTTTTGGCGCTGCCATTTGCCGTATTGTCCTTACCATGGATTCACTGAACCAGTTCACCAGCATTTTCTTCCTGACCGTAATGAGCATTGACCGTTATCTTGCTGTGGTACATCCAATCAAGTCTACTAAATGGCGCAAGCCAAGAGTGGCCAAAAGCATCAGCCTTGCGATGTGGGGGGTGTCACTGCTGGTTAATTTGCCCATTATGATCTTTAGTGGCCTGAACACTAATAAGAATGAGGCACGGACATGTACTATGCTGTGGCCAGAACCTCAAAATACCTACTACACTATCTTCATCTTCTATACGTTTTTCTTGGGCTTCTTTCTGCCACTTATTGTTATTTGCCTGTGCTACCTGCTCATCGTAATCAAGGTAAAGTCCTCAGGCATGAGAGTTTGCTCCAGCAAGCGAAAGCGCTCTGAGCGCAAAGTAACACGCATGGTATCCATTGTGGTAGTTGTGTTTGTGCTCTGCTGGCTACCATTCTACATGTTTAATGTGGCATCTGTGACAGGCACACTCATCCCTACACCAGTGCTGAAGAGCACTTTTGATTTTGTAGTAGTACTGGGATATGCCAACAGCTGTGCCAACCCCATTCTCTATGCATTCTTGTCAGATAACTTCAAGAAGAGCTTTCAGAATGTTCTTTGCCTCAAGAGGGTGGGAGGCCTGGATGAAATTGAGCGTAGTGACAGTCGGCAGGACAGGACACGGATGGTCAATGATATcatcacagagacacaaaatGCTGCCCTACTTAATGGCGATCTTCAGACAAGCATCTAG